A window of Candidatus Atribacteria bacterium contains these coding sequences:
- a CDS encoding saccharopine dehydrogenase, producing the protein MKAIVLGCGLVGELIARDLAKDDNFQVMVADIDEKKLDKLTKKAGIPGIKADLSNSGEIKKVISDQGIVIGAVPGFLGFNMLRSVIEAGKNVVDISFMAEDTLSLDEL; encoded by the coding sequence ATGAAAGCGATAGTATTAGGTTGTGGATTAGTGGGTGAACTGATTGCGAGAGACCTCGCTAAAGATGATAATTTTCAGGTAATGGTAGCAGATATTGATGAGAAAAAATTAGATAAATTAACCAAAAAGGCAGGCATACCGGGAATAAAGGCAGATCTATCAAATTCAGGTGAAATCAAAAAGGTAATTTCCGATCAAGGTATCGTCATTGGCGCTGTCCCGGGTTTTTTAGGATTTAATATGTTACGATCGGTTATCGAAGCTGGTAAAAATGTGGTTGATATATCTTTTATGGCTGAGGATACTTTAAGTTTAGATGAACT